The Metabacillus sediminilitoris genome window below encodes:
- the asnB gene encoding asparagine synthase (glutamine-hydrolyzing) — protein MCGITGWICFKGNIRSEQGVIRKMAETLAKRGPDDTNVWGEDHVLFGHKRLVVVDPEGGKQPMTRMKDGNLYTICYNGELYNTEDIRKVLLAKGYSFKGHSDTEVLLQSYIEWEEECVHHLNGIFAFAVWDTSKEKLFIGRDRLGVKPLFFKEENGSLIFGSELKAILAHPSVSAVLDKTGLSEIFGVGPSRTPGIGVFKGIDELRPAHALTYTKDGLKKWRYWNVESKPHEDTLEETAEKVRFLFTDSVKRQLVSDVPLCTFLSGGLDSSAITAVAAEHFKNEGKGNLHTYSIDYQDNEKFFKANEFQPNSDGPWIKKVNETFDTVHHRCVITQQELVDHLIEATVVRDLPGMADVDSSLLWFCREIKNDFVVGLSGECADEIFGGYPWFRRPEDLASPAFPWMRSTDERIKLLKPEWQEKLNLHEYVQMRYQDTVNETPLLEGESEIEAQRRQLFYLNMHWFMANLLDRKDRMSMGASLEVRVPFADHRLVEYVWNIPWEVKMHGDREKGILRKALEGILPNEVLYRKKSPYPKTHHPEYTRLVKNWLQSLVSKKDSILHVLLNKKELTDIIDSEGKAFQVPWFGQLMSGPQLLAHLAQIHVWFEKYSIDIDER, from the coding sequence ATGTGTGGGATTACTGGTTGGATTTGCTTTAAGGGGAATATTCGCTCTGAACAAGGTGTAATCAGAAAGATGGCTGAAACATTAGCAAAAAGAGGTCCTGATGATACAAATGTTTGGGGAGAAGATCACGTATTATTCGGTCATAAACGCTTAGTTGTTGTCGATCCAGAAGGTGGAAAGCAACCCATGACACGGATGAAAGACGGGAATTTATATACAATTTGCTATAACGGTGAACTTTACAATACAGAAGATATCCGTAAGGTACTTTTAGCTAAAGGCTACTCGTTTAAAGGACACTCAGATACGGAAGTGTTACTTCAATCTTATATTGAGTGGGAAGAAGAATGTGTTCACCATTTAAATGGTATTTTTGCCTTTGCAGTTTGGGATACTTCTAAGGAAAAATTATTCATTGGAAGAGACCGATTAGGAGTAAAACCATTATTTTTTAAAGAAGAAAATGGTTCTCTCATTTTTGGATCGGAACTAAAAGCTATTTTAGCTCATCCATCAGTTTCGGCTGTTTTGGATAAAACCGGATTATCTGAAATATTTGGCGTTGGACCTTCAAGAACACCTGGTATTGGTGTCTTTAAAGGAATTGATGAATTACGTCCTGCACATGCATTAACATATACAAAGGATGGATTAAAAAAGTGGCGCTACTGGAATGTTGAAAGTAAACCACATGAAGATACGTTAGAAGAAACGGCTGAAAAGGTTCGCTTTTTATTTACAGATTCTGTAAAAAGACAACTTGTATCAGATGTACCACTATGTACATTTCTCTCAGGTGGTCTTGATTCAAGTGCAATTACAGCAGTCGCAGCAGAACATTTTAAAAATGAAGGGAAAGGCAATCTCCATACTTATTCAATTGATTATCAAGATAATGAAAAATTCTTCAAAGCGAATGAATTTCAACCTAATTCAGATGGTCCTTGGATTAAAAAGGTAAATGAAACCTTTGATACCGTACATCACCGCTGTGTGATTACTCAACAAGAATTAGTAGACCATTTAATTGAAGCAACTGTTGTTCGTGATCTGCCTGGAATGGCTGATGTCGATTCATCACTGCTTTGGTTTTGCAGGGAGATCAAAAATGATTTTGTTGTTGGGTTATCAGGAGAGTGTGCTGATGAAATATTTGGCGGTTATCCTTGGTTCAGAAGACCGGAAGACTTAGCAAGCCCTGCTTTCCCTTGGATGCGTTCAACTGATGAGAGAATCAAATTATTAAAGCCTGAATGGCAGGAAAAATTAAACTTGCATGAATATGTGCAAATGCGGTATCAAGACACTGTCAATGAAACACCACTTCTTGAAGGCGAGTCAGAAATCGAAGCACAAAGACGGCAGCTTTTTTATTTAAATATGCATTGGTTTATGGCGAATCTTTTAGATCGAAAGGATCGAATGAGTATGGGGGCTAGTTTAGAGGTCCGTGTTCCATTTGCTGACCACCGTCTTGTTGAATATGTCTGGAATATTCCTTGGGAAGTGAAAATGCATGGTGACCGTGAAAAAGGAATCTTACGGAAGGCGCTTGAGGGGATCCTTCCTAATGAAGTTCTTTATCGTAAGAAAAGTCCTTATCCAAAAACTCATCATCCAGAGTATACAAGATTAGTAAAGAATTGGCTACAATCACTAGTAAGTAAAAAGGATTCAATCTTACATGTTTTATTAAATAAGAAAGAACTCACTGACATTATTGATTCTGAAGGAAAGGCTTTTCAAGTACCATGGTTTGGGCAGCTAATGTCAGGTCCGCAGCTTCTCGCTCACCTCGCGCAAATCCATGTTTGGTTTGAGAAATATTCGATTGATATTGATGAACGGTAG
- a CDS encoding response regulator encodes MNYFIIDDDPAIRAMLAEIIEDKDLGNVVGEAEDGSLVDNGLLTLKKADVILIDLLMPIRDGIETIRSLADGFQGKIVMISQVEAKELIGEAYSLGVDYYITKPLNQLEITGILKKVNKQVLLEQSIRGIQETLNLFTGHPQSPFAPSSHKKNIMEVGRSLISDLGMIGESGSEDLLKILSFLQNEKQRLGSVYTFPSLKEIFAGIATEKLGEQAKEAEIQKEMKASEQRVRRALYQALIHIASLGLTDYTNPKFEAYSSTFFDFSEVRKKMLQLEEKNEKVSNQSRINMKKFIQALYMEARQLVE; translated from the coding sequence ATGAATTATTTCATAATAGATGACGATCCTGCCATTCGAGCAATGCTTGCAGAGATTATTGAAGACAAAGATTTAGGAAACGTGGTAGGAGAAGCAGAGGACGGATCATTAGTGGATAATGGCTTGTTGACTTTAAAAAAAGCAGACGTTATTTTAATTGATTTGTTAATGCCTATAAGGGACGGAATTGAAACGATCCGGTCTCTTGCTGATGGTTTTCAAGGAAAGATTGTTATGATTTCTCAAGTAGAAGCGAAGGAACTAATTGGAGAGGCGTATAGTTTAGGGGTAGATTACTACATTACAAAACCGCTGAATCAGCTTGAAATTACAGGCATATTAAAAAAAGTAAACAAGCAGGTGTTGTTGGAACAATCGATCCGGGGCATTCAAGAAACGTTGAACTTATTTACAGGCCACCCTCAGTCCCCGTTCGCTCCCTCCTCTCATAAAAAAAATATCATGGAAGTCGGACGTTCCTTAATTTCCGATTTAGGAATGATTGGGGAAAGCGGAAGCGAGGATTTATTAAAAATTTTAAGTTTCCTGCAAAATGAAAAGCAAAGACTCGGTTCTGTCTACACTTTTCCATCTTTAAAGGAAATTTTTGCTGGCATCGCTACTGAAAAGCTGGGAGAGCAAGCGAAAGAGGCTGAAATCCAGAAAGAAATGAAAGCTTCAGAGCAGCGTGTCCGCCGTGCTCTTTACCAGGCGCTCATCCATATCGCTTCATTAGGGTTGACAGATTATACGAATCCAAAATTTGAAGCTTATTCTTCCACATTTTTTGATTTCTCGGAAGTCCGTAAGAAAATGCTGCAGCTAGAAGAAAAAAACGAAAAAGTAAGTAACCAGAGCCGTATTAACATGAAAAAGTTTATCCAAGCGTTGTATATGGAAGCTAGACAGCTGGTGGAATAA
- a CDS encoding ATP-binding protein, producing MKERIWILLLMMIAVPLAGEFKFYPFDDTFRVSLGTPAFFLFLLWGRGIHPNIAGMLTGMSVFVFRFLLAVGIRDISVEEAMYLHFPAFFYYVIYALLFHWTKMNERHDQPFMIGFLGVGIEIIASLSEMVFRSLLAYNQDISLLAIEQLVIIAFIRSFFVLGFFNIFKLREAKLAEEEQRMQKEKMLLFISNLYEESVHLKKTMQNAEEITRMCYDFYRRLKSGEEGGRDAQTALQIAGLVHEIKKDNQRIYAGVSELISSENMQDYMNIKQLGNIMLVSNRRYAESLGKDVSFTLHVNGDHPPYHVFMVLSIINNLLTNAVEAIREEGYVSLHIKRKNQFVEFSVSDNGSGIPPRLKEIIFTEGFTTKFDVFGNPSTGIGLSYVKHTVEKWGGHIMLMDNDIETVFIVRIPIEAMIEKGLV from the coding sequence TTGAAAGAGCGTATATGGATTTTACTATTGATGATGATTGCGGTGCCTCTTGCGGGTGAATTCAAGTTTTATCCATTTGACGATACATTCAGAGTCAGTTTGGGGACGCCCGCCTTTTTCTTGTTTTTGTTATGGGGAAGAGGTATTCATCCGAATATTGCAGGTATGTTGACTGGGATGAGCGTGTTTGTTTTTCGTTTCTTGCTGGCTGTTGGGATAAGGGACATATCCGTTGAGGAAGCGATGTATCTTCATTTTCCGGCCTTTTTCTATTACGTTATATACGCGCTCCTATTTCATTGGACGAAAATGAACGAACGGCACGATCAACCGTTTATGATTGGGTTTTTAGGGGTCGGAATTGAGATTATTGCAAGCTTATCGGAAATGGTTTTCCGTTCTTTGCTGGCATATAATCAGGACATATCCTTGCTTGCCATAGAACAACTCGTGATCATCGCCTTTATTCGAAGCTTTTTCGTTCTCGGCTTTTTTAATATTTTCAAGCTGAGAGAGGCAAAATTGGCAGAAGAAGAGCAGCGTATGCAAAAGGAGAAAATGCTGCTTTTTATTTCAAATTTGTATGAAGAATCGGTTCATCTGAAGAAAACAATGCAAAATGCAGAAGAAATCACTCGCATGTGTTATGATTTTTATCGTCGGTTAAAATCAGGGGAGGAAGGCGGCCGTGATGCACAAACAGCGCTGCAAATCGCCGGCCTCGTGCATGAGATTAAAAAAGATAACCAGCGGATTTATGCGGGGGTTTCGGAACTCATTTCTTCTGAAAACATGCAGGATTATATGAATATAAAACAGCTCGGTAACATCATGTTAGTGTCCAATAGACGATATGCAGAGTCCCTTGGCAAAGATGTTTCATTTACCTTACATGTAAATGGAGACCACCCTCCCTACCATGTATTTATGGTCTTATCTATAATCAATAATTTGTTAACTAATGCCGTGGAAGCTATTAGAGAAGAGGGATACGTGTCGCTGCATATTAAAAGAAAAAATCAGTTCGTTGAGTTTAGCGTCAGTGACAATGGTTCTGGCATTCCACCAAGGCTGAAGGAAATCATTTTTACGGAAGGCTTTACAACGAAATTTGATGTGTTTGGAAACCCTTCGACGGGTATCGGTTTATCGTATGTAAAACATACTGTTGAAAAATGGGGAGGACATATCATGCTTATGGATAACGATATAGAAACTGTATTTATCGTAAGAATTCCGATAGAAGCGATGATAGAGAAAGGGTTAGTGTGA
- a CDS encoding cation:dicarboxylate symporter family transporter yields MKKFGLATQIFVALILGISVGAVFHGNETVMAIMVPIGDIFIHLIKMIVVPIVIAALVVSIAGVGDMKKLGKMGGKTILYFEIVTTIAIAIGLLAANLFHPGSGLDTSNLEKSDISNYEETTKTAESKGFAESIVHIVPKNIFESMAQGDLLPIIFFSVLFGLGIAAVGEKGKPVLGFFEGVLEAMFWVTNQVMKFAPFGVFALIGVTVAKFGIVTLIPLGKLVLAVYVTMVFFVFVVLGIIAKMSGTNIFVLLKVLKEELILAFTTASSEAVLPRLMDKMEKFGCPKSITSFVIPTGYTFNLDGSSIYQAIASLFVAQMYGINLSITQQITLLLVLMLTSKGMAGVPGASFVVILTTLGSMGLPLEGVAFIAGIDRILDMVRTAVNVVGNSLAAIVMSKWEGEFDQEKANHYVESVKQSNVA; encoded by the coding sequence ATGAAAAAGTTTGGCTTAGCTACACAAATTTTTGTTGCACTTATACTAGGTATCTCTGTCGGTGCAGTATTTCACGGGAATGAAACAGTCATGGCCATTATGGTGCCGATTGGAGACATTTTTATTCATTTAATTAAGATGATTGTTGTTCCGATTGTCATTGCTGCATTAGTGGTCTCAATCGCAGGTGTCGGCGATATGAAAAAACTGGGAAAAATGGGCGGGAAGACCATACTTTATTTTGAAATTGTCACCACAATCGCTATTGCTATTGGATTACTGGCGGCAAACCTGTTCCACCCGGGCTCTGGTTTAGATACAAGCAATCTTGAAAAAAGTGATATTTCAAATTATGAAGAAACGACGAAAACAGCTGAAAGCAAGGGTTTTGCGGAATCGATTGTTCATATTGTTCCGAAAAACATATTTGAATCCATGGCCCAAGGTGACTTGTTGCCGATTATTTTCTTCTCTGTGCTTTTTGGTTTAGGAATTGCGGCAGTAGGAGAAAAAGGAAAACCTGTCCTTGGCTTTTTTGAAGGTGTATTAGAAGCAATGTTTTGGGTGACAAACCAAGTGATGAAGTTTGCCCCGTTTGGTGTGTTTGCACTGATCGGTGTAACCGTTGCTAAATTTGGCATTGTAACATTAATTCCATTAGGGAAATTAGTGCTTGCTGTTTATGTGACGATGGTATTTTTTGTGTTCGTCGTTCTTGGTATTATTGCGAAAATGTCCGGGACAAACATTTTTGTTCTCTTGAAAGTGTTAAAAGAAGAACTGATTTTGGCATTTACAACGGCAAGCTCAGAGGCTGTATTACCAAGGCTAATGGACAAAATGGAGAAATTTGGCTGTCCAAAATCGATTACTTCTTTTGTTATTCCAACAGGCTATACATTTAATTTAGACGGCTCATCGATTTATCAAGCAATAGCTTCACTTTTCGTGGCACAAATGTATGGTATTAATCTATCAATTACACAACAGATTACGTTATTACTAGTATTAATGTTAACGTCAAAAGGAATGGCCGGCGTTCCGGGTGCGTCATTTGTTGTCATTTTAACAACACTTGGTTCTATGGGTCTGCCGCTCGAAGGGGTTGCGTTTATTGCCGGTATCGACCGTATTTTAGATATGGTACGAACAGCGGTTAATGTCGTGGGGAACTCATTAGCGGCGATTGTCATGTCAAAGTGGGAAGGTGAATTTGACCAAGAAAAAGCAAACCATTACGTTGAATCAGTTAAACAATCAAACGTAGCATAA
- the aspA gene encoding aspartate ammonia-lyase codes for MSTINTNQKVRIEKDFLGSKKVPETAYYGIQTLRAVENFPITGYRIHEDLIKALATVKKAAALANMDTKRLYEGLGKVIVEAADEVIEGKWHDQFIVDPIQGGAGTSMNMNANEVIANRALEMLGKEKGDYVLQLSPNTHVNMSQSTNDVFPTAIHIATLHLLEKLLNTMQDMLTIFKKKAQQFDHVIKMGRTHLQDAVPIRLGQEFEAYSRVVERDIKRIQQSRQHLYEINMGATAVGTGLNADPRYIESVVKHLADISGLPLVGAEHLVDATQNTDAYTEVSAALKVCMMNMSKIANDLRLMASGPRAGLAEISLPARQPGSSIMPGKVNPVMPEMINQVAFQVIGNDHTICLASEAGQLELNVMEPVLVFNLLQSISIMNNAFRAFTDYCLAGIEANEDRLKMYVEKSVGIITAVNPHIGYEVAARIAREAVIEGKSVRDLCLLYDVLTEEELDLILNPYEMTNPGISGAALFDRE; via the coding sequence ATGTCAACAATCAATACTAATCAAAAGGTACGTATTGAAAAAGATTTCTTAGGATCAAAAAAAGTACCTGAGACTGCATACTATGGGATCCAAACATTGCGTGCTGTCGAAAATTTTCCGATTACAGGCTATCGTATTCATGAAGACTTAATTAAAGCGTTGGCTACTGTGAAAAAAGCAGCGGCATTAGCAAATATGGATACGAAACGTTTGTATGAAGGTCTTGGTAAAGTGATCGTTGAGGCAGCAGACGAAGTGATCGAAGGAAAATGGCATGATCAGTTTATCGTGGATCCAATCCAGGGCGGTGCAGGTACGTCAATGAATATGAATGCGAATGAAGTCATTGCTAACCGTGCACTCGAAATGCTTGGAAAAGAGAAAGGGGACTATGTTCTTCAATTAAGTCCAAACACCCATGTAAACATGTCGCAATCAACGAACGACGTATTCCCGACTGCGATTCATATCGCCACCCTTCATTTACTCGAAAAATTGTTAAATACGATGCAAGATATGCTTACGATTTTTAAGAAAAAGGCGCAACAATTCGACCATGTCATTAAAATGGGACGAACACATCTCCAAGATGCGGTTCCAATCCGTCTTGGTCAAGAGTTTGAAGCATATAGCCGTGTAGTTGAGCGTGATATTAAACGCATCCAACAATCGCGCCAGCATTTATATGAAATAAATATGGGTGCAACTGCGGTGGGAACAGGATTAAATGCAGACCCTCGCTACATCGAAAGTGTTGTTAAGCATTTGGCAGATATTAGCGGCCTGCCGCTTGTTGGGGCGGAGCACCTTGTTGATGCGACACAAAATACAGATGCTTATACAGAAGTCTCTGCTGCGTTGAAAGTATGTATGATGAATATGTCTAAAATCGCGAATGACTTACGATTAATGGCATCAGGCCCTCGTGCGGGGCTTGCGGAAATTAGCTTGCCGGCCCGTCAGCCAGGCTCATCCATTATGCCGGGAAAAGTTAATCCGGTTATGCCCGAGATGATCAACCAAGTAGCGTTTCAGGTCATTGGCAATGACCATACAATATGCCTAGCATCTGAAGCAGGCCAGCTTGAACTAAATGTGATGGAACCTGTACTTGTGTTCAACTTGCTTCAATCGATCAGCATTATGAACAATGCATTCCGTGCCTTTACAGACTATTGTCTGGCAGGTATTGAAGCAAACGAAGACCGTTTAAAAATGTATGTGGAAAAAAGCGTAGGGATTATTACTGCTGTAAATCCGCATATTGGATATGAAGTGGCAGCACGTATCGCAAGGGAAGCGGTTATAGAAGGTAAATCTGTACGTGACCTATGCCTGCTTTATGATGTTTTAACAGAGGAAGAACTTGATCTTATATTAAATCCTTATGAGATGACAAATCCAGGCATTTCTGGGGCTGCGTTGTTTGATAGAGAGTAA
- a CDS encoding AraC family transcriptional regulator, with protein MSYIECKIPPFPILIKGGYAIFEKGAKHFKRVFTVFDLIYVKSGELFITEDNIPYTIKAGQYIILVPGFEHFGHKDCQVKTEYYWLHFMMPNNYELVEAGIENWAEIYVEEGDFIHPATYRFCLPCVGEIENVTFVETIFDNLTKINHQTSDFQLRQQLYFQEFLIHLQKEACKIPTAAKRVVEETVKYVQEHYKEEVKMEAIANALHFHPDYITRCMQKIIGITPNMYLNQYRVNQAKRLLATTDEKVASISKEVGILDSTYFSKLFKRIEGISPLEYRNVIHRKDRRG; from the coding sequence ATGTCCTACATTGAATGTAAAATTCCACCCTTCCCTATTTTGATTAAAGGGGGATATGCCATATTTGAAAAAGGGGCAAAACACTTTAAACGGGTGTTTACAGTCTTTGACTTGATCTATGTAAAATCGGGAGAATTGTTTATTACAGAGGATAATATTCCTTATACAATTAAGGCGGGACAATACATCATTTTAGTACCTGGATTTGAGCACTTTGGTCATAAAGATTGCCAAGTAAAAACAGAATATTATTGGCTTCACTTTATGATGCCGAATAATTATGAACTTGTTGAAGCAGGTATTGAAAATTGGGCTGAAATTTATGTTGAGGAGGGTGATTTTATTCATCCTGCCACATATCGTTTTTGCTTGCCATGTGTAGGAGAAATTGAGAATGTTACGTTTGTTGAAACAATCTTTGATAATTTAACGAAAATAAATCATCAAACATCCGATTTTCAACTACGACAGCAGCTGTATTTTCAGGAATTTCTTATTCATTTGCAAAAAGAAGCATGTAAAATACCAACAGCAGCTAAACGGGTTGTAGAAGAAACAGTCAAATATGTTCAAGAACATTATAAAGAGGAAGTGAAAATGGAGGCTATTGCAAATGCTCTTCATTTTCATCCTGACTATATTACACGCTGTATGCAAAAAATCATTGGTATTACCCCAAATATGTATTTAAATCAATACCGGGTAAATCAAGCGAAAAGATTGTTAGCAACAACCGATGAAAAAGTGGCGAGTATCTCCAAAGAGGTAGGAATTTTAGATTCAACCTATTTTTCTAAGCTATTTAAACGGATAGAGGGCATAAGCCCTCTCGAGTATCGAAATGTCATTCATAGAAAAGATCGTAGGGGTTAA
- a CDS encoding alpha-glycosidase, with protein sequence MLKEAIYHRPKNQFAYAYTDNSLHIQLRTKRNDIDVVSLTYGDQFEFENNHWKRRSLDMQKSGSDELFDYWVVEVIPPQRRLRYAFHLKNNEQELFYTERGFSDSIHDDFSAYFCFPYHHPSDRFAAPDWVKNTVWYQIFPDRFANGNVENDPSGTLQWNSTEPTTSSVFGGDFEGVLQHLDYLVDLGITGIYFTPIFKARSNHKYDTIDYMEIDPQFGDKATFKRLVNECHKHGIKVMLDAVFNHCGEDFPPFLDVIKNRNSSKYKDWFHLITTDQDHPTYHTFAFEKTMPKLNTQNPEVKKYLVEVGQYWVREFGIDGWRLDVANEIDHQFWREFRHAVKAINKDVYLVGEVWHDAMPWLHGDQFDAVMNYPLANLLLRFFAYDAIGAEQFSQELQGYLHQYPRSVQEAAFNLLGSHDTPRLVNLARMNKQKVKLLTAFQLSFTGSPSIYYGDEIGLTGEQDPGCRKCMVWDKNARDLDMLNFSKKLISLRKTYPILANDGLFSILEASNAQNTICYSRETTKQLFIAIMNNHPARQTLELPLNLIDQHIINLLTMEEFAAHSTKITITLDSYDFAFLLIYKK encoded by the coding sequence ATGCTTAAAGAAGCCATTTACCATCGACCAAAAAATCAGTTTGCTTATGCATACACTGACAATTCATTGCATATCCAACTACGAACAAAGCGCAATGATATTGACGTTGTTTCTTTAACTTATGGTGACCAGTTTGAATTTGAAAACAATCATTGGAAGCGTCGTTCACTTGACATGCAAAAAAGTGGAAGTGACGAGTTATTTGATTATTGGGTGGTTGAGGTCATCCCTCCACAACGTCGATTGCGATACGCCTTTCATTTAAAAAACAATGAACAAGAGCTTTTTTACACGGAAAGAGGGTTTAGTGATTCGATTCACGATGATTTTTCAGCCTATTTCTGTTTCCCATACCATCACCCTTCAGACCGCTTTGCCGCACCAGACTGGGTTAAAAATACGGTATGGTATCAAATTTTTCCTGATCGCTTTGCAAATGGAAATGTTGAAAATGATCCTAGCGGAACGCTGCAATGGAATAGTACAGAACCAACAACATCTTCTGTATTCGGCGGTGATTTTGAAGGTGTTTTGCAGCATCTCGATTATTTAGTGGATTTAGGAATTACCGGAATCTATTTCACGCCTATTTTTAAGGCTCGCTCCAATCATAAATATGACACGATTGATTATATGGAAATTGATCCACAATTTGGTGATAAAGCTACGTTTAAACGGTTAGTGAATGAATGTCACAAACATGGCATAAAAGTCATGCTAGATGCTGTATTTAATCATTGTGGCGAAGATTTCCCTCCTTTTTTAGATGTCATAAAAAATCGAAACAGTTCAAAATATAAAGATTGGTTTCATCTCATAACAACAGATCAAGATCATCCAACCTATCATACCTTTGCATTTGAAAAAACAATGCCTAAGTTAAATACGCAGAATCCTGAAGTGAAAAAATATTTGGTAGAGGTTGGGCAATATTGGGTCAGAGAATTTGGAATTGACGGCTGGAGATTAGATGTAGCAAATGAAATCGACCATCAATTTTGGCGGGAATTTAGACATGCTGTAAAAGCAATAAACAAAGATGTATATCTTGTAGGAGAAGTATGGCATGATGCAATGCCGTGGCTCCACGGTGATCAATTTGATGCTGTTATGAATTATCCGCTTGCCAACTTACTTCTTCGCTTTTTTGCTTATGATGCGATTGGTGCCGAACAATTTAGTCAAGAACTGCAGGGCTATCTTCACCAATACCCGAGATCTGTTCAAGAGGCGGCTTTTAATTTACTTGGAAGTCATGATACACCCCGTCTTGTAAACCTGGCAAGAATGAATAAACAAAAAGTAAAGCTATTGACAGCCTTTCAACTAAGCTTTACAGGCTCACCTTCGATTTATTATGGTGATGAAATTGGTCTAACTGGTGAGCAAGATCCAGGTTGCAGAAAGTGTATGGTATGGGATAAAAATGCACGTGATCTTGATATGCTCAATTTTTCCAAAAAATTAATTAGCTTGCGAAAAACTTATCCGATTTTAGCCAATGATGGACTCTTTAGCATATTAGAAGCGAGTAATGCACAAAATACGATTTGCTATAGCAGGGAAACAACTAAGCAGCTTTTTATAGCAATCATGAATAATCATCCTGCAAGGCAAACACTTGAATTACCATTAAATTTGATTGATCAACACATTATTAATCTCCTTACGATGGAAGAATTTGCAGCACACTCAACTAAAATTACGATTACTCTTGATTCATATGATTTTGCTTTTTTACTGATCTATAAAAAATAG
- a CDS encoding alpha-amylase family glycosyl hydrolase, with translation MCKQAIKRLLIPFLLFYAIPVNAVEKEEKTWQEELMYYIEIDRFNNGNPHNDGVDADPENPSAYHGGDLEGIIKRLDYIKEMGFTAIIISSIFATDESPYSGGLVEDYRKVDEHFGSFEDLQGLIAEAHKRDMKIMLDFMVNQGESAHSVSKDVLIEEAKWWVEETKIDGYYINDADTIDTEFWEDFQSKLGKKSENFYLIGSLRDNQEKVIANYLEAGFDSILNEHFYKEASAAFANVDQPFADVTKVVESSHSNSPFIDNNKTVRFTRNAIENNQHPGNRLKIAFSYMYTIPGTPVVYYGTEIAIDGGKPPENRPLMNFQPEEELIDYISKLAKIRDSFPSLTKGDYEVLYEKDGMILFKRSFQDETVIIVINNTSASQKVKVSAAEIVSNKELRGLLTGNTVQDANGEYEFIIDREQAEIYEIKDKTGINIPLISVFVLVPLLFILFLIIAKKRGQRNHL, from the coding sequence ATGTGTAAGCAAGCTATTAAACGATTACTGATTCCGTTTCTTCTTTTTTATGCGATTCCAGTAAACGCAGTTGAAAAAGAAGAAAAAACATGGCAGGAAGAATTAATGTATTACATTGAAATTGATCGATTTAATAATGGGAATCCACATAATGATGGAGTTGATGCGGATCCAGAAAATCCGTCTGCCTATCATGGGGGAGATCTTGAAGGGATTATTAAGAGATTAGACTACATAAAAGAGATGGGATTTACAGCAATAATCATATCATCTATTTTTGCAACTGATGAGAGTCCATATTCAGGCGGTCTTGTAGAGGATTATAGAAAAGTTGATGAACATTTTGGAAGCTTTGAAGATTTGCAGGGCTTGATTGCTGAAGCTCATAAGCGAGATATGAAGATTATGTTAGACTTTATGGTCAATCAAGGAGAATCAGCTCATTCTGTTTCAAAAGACGTACTTATTGAAGAGGCAAAGTGGTGGGTGGAAGAAACGAAGATAGATGGTTATTATATAAACGATGCTGATACAATTGATACTGAGTTTTGGGAAGACTTTCAGTCTAAATTAGGAAAGAAAAGCGAGAATTTTTACTTAATAGGTTCATTAAGAGACAATCAAGAGAAAGTGATAGCAAATTACTTAGAAGCAGGTTTCGATTCTATTTTAAATGAACATTTTTATAAAGAAGCTTCAGCTGCTTTTGCAAATGTCGACCAGCCTTTTGCTGATGTTACTAAGGTTGTAGAATCATCACATTCGAATAGTCCATTTATTGACAACAACAAGACTGTCCGCTTTACTAGAAATGCGATTGAAAATAACCAACATCCTGGAAATCGATTGAAAATAGCATTTTCCTATATGTATACCATTCCAGGCACACCTGTTGTTTATTATGGTACTGAAATTGCCATAGATGGGGGCAAACCTCCGGAAAACAGACCATTAATGAATTTTCAACCAGAGGAAGAATTAATTGATTACATTAGTAAACTAGCGAAAATTCGCGACAGTTTCCCGTCCTTAACCAAGGGTGATTATGAAGTTTTATATGAAAAAGATGGGATGATTCTTTTTAAGCGATCATTTCAAGATGAGACAGTCATTATTGTTATAAATAATACATCAGCTTCACAAAAAGTAAAGGTATCAGCTGCTGAAATCGTCAGTAATAAAGAGTTGAGAGGTTTACTAACAGGTAATACAGTACAAGATGCTAATGGGGAATATGAATTTATCATTGATCGGGAACAAGCAGAAATTTATGAAATCAAAGATAAAACGGGTATAAACATACCACTTATAAGTGTGTTTGTTCTCGTTCCATTATTATTTATCTTGTTTTTGATTATTGCAAAAAAACGAGGACAACGGAATCATCTATAA